Genomic segment of Vallitalea okinawensis:
ATACATTCTTGAGAGAAAGGTATCTCATATCGCATATGAATTATCTAAAAGCGATAATACATTAACTACCTTGGCTCTAGAATATGGTTTTGAAACCTATGAGGTTTTCATACGTGCATTTAAACGAATAACGGGAATGACACCTAGCAAATTTCGTAAAAGTTCTTGCTTCGCGGCAATTGGATATATATCATCAGGAGTATATGGACCGCTTATTTATTATAAAATTATGGAGGATGATGAAAAAATGCCTGCTATGAAAAACAGATTTAGTGATTGTGTACTTTCGAGTGTTCCAGCTGTCAACTTTGGAGGGGGTGTGAGGTCTACATTTCCGGCCTGTTTACAGACCTGTTTAGAGTATTTGGGTCAAGATATTGATTACGACTACCTTATGACTGTTAGTGGTACAGCCTTTAGACTCCGCTGGAATACTGAGTGTATTGATGGTGGCAATATAGGTATTTTGAATATTTTTGATGATCCATACAAGCCTTTTAATTTATGCTTTAAAGCTTGTGGACGAACATATAATATACTTAAGAAAGAAGATAACATGACAAAAGAAGATTTCATTCAATTTATTATGAAAGAAATCCAAGAAGGAAAGCCTTGCATAGCTTTGGGAATTGTAGGACCACCAGAAGCTTGTGTTATTACAGGATACCGTGATAATGGGGAAAAATTACTTGGTTATAGTCTGTTTCAAAACGATCCCTCATTTTGTGCCAATACGATCATTGAAGATTCAGGATATTTTGCTTGCAGTGATTGGTGGCAAAACGGAGAAAACGGCGATATTAAACCTGTTTTCTCTATAGGGCAATATAAAGATTATACAATAGACATCCATGAAATTATTAGACAAGCAATAGGCGTTATGGGTGATCGAAACATCAAACAATATGCAAGTGGGCAAAACGCTTATAGTGAAGTTATAAATTTTATTTTAGATGATGATAAGTGGTTGAACTCCAAACTTGATGCAACTTTGTTTGAACAGGTTGTAGTCTATGGGGATGCAATGGTGATGCTTTGCAACAGGGCTTCTGCTGCAACTTTTTTTACAAACTATTCAACTCCTAATTCCCAACTCAAAGAGTTACTCAATCAAATATCAAAGAAGCTAAAGCAGATCGCTGAACTTCCAGAAAAAATGTGCAATGTTCCTCCGATGGGATGGAATATGAGCAGGGAAATGATAGATTGTATTTGTAAGTCAGAAATACGGAAGAAAATAGCTAATTATTTCCTTGAAGCAAAAAAATTAGAAGGTGAGATTATCGATTTATTTACAGAAGCATTGGCTTTAGATATATGATATGTTTATAAGCTGTATAGACATGTCTTGTTACTGTAACATTTAACACTAATCAACATATAATATTAATTAGTTTAGAAGAGTATTTATAAGGAATACTATGATTATATATAGCAAGGAGGAATAATAATGAGATTTCAAGAGAAAAAATTACCAGAGGGAGCAGTAAAAGTTGGTGAAACACCTTTAATGAACGAGGAAACGGTTTTAAAACCTATTTTAAATAAACATATGGCTCCTAGAGGAAAATATGGTTATGTAGTTGTTGAAAAGGGTAGTTTACAATTCGTATGGGAAGATAATATTGAAGATGTACTATTATGCGATAAAGAACATCCAATTGTTATTACTCCAGAAAGATATCATCATGTCATCATAACCGGTGAAGTAGAATTTAAAGTTGAGTTTTATAAAGTTAAGGATATAAGTGACGAAAAACTAGACGAAGAGTCTGTTCGACCTGGAGAGCAATTTGTTAAATAGATGAGTAATGCGTTTATAGAAATGATAAAGATTGACGAGGGTCCTAATAGTTTATTAGGACTTTTCTATTTACTAAAGAATATTCAAAGGAAAAAAATATTCCAGTTGAGAGAGTAAGGGGTTACCCGTAAACTCAGAGTTTACGGGTAAATCCATGTTCAAAATAGATTATTATTGTATAGTAGCCTTAATTCTCCGAACACCTGATGAGGAACTTTCCTCCTTAAGTATTTTGAAAGACCCTAATTTGCGTGTATTTTCTATATGCGGTCCTCCACAAATTTCTTTTGAATAGCCATCAATAGTATAGACTTTAACTTTTCTGCCGTATTTATTATCTAAAACCCCTACTGCACCAGAGTTTTTTGCTTCTTCTAAGCTCATTTCTTTACAAGTAATATTAATCTCTTTTTGTATAGCTTCATTTACAATGTCGCTGACTTTGATGAGTTCATCTTTGGTTAATTTACGATGAAATGAAAAATCAAATCGTAAGCGTTCTGACGTAATATTACTTCCTTTTTGATAAATACTGTCACCCAAAACAGTTCTAAGCGCGCCATTTAATAGATGGGTTGCTGTATGAAGTTTGGTTGTTTGTACACTGTTATCAGCCATCCCTCCTTTAAATTTTGCTTCTGCTCCTTGACGTGACTTCTCTTGATGCTCTTTGAACTTTTCATAAAAACCGTCCATATCCACCATTATCCCTTTTTCAGATGCAAGCTCCTGGGTAAATTCAATAGGGAAACCAAAAGTGTCATACAGCTTAAAAGCGAGTTCGCTACTCAATATTGAACTACTAGAAATATGATTAAAATATTTTTCTGCTTGCTTTAAACCTCTATCAATTGTTTTGGCAAACAAAGTTGATTCTTTATTAAGCTGTGTTAAAATAAACTCCTTGTTCTCAGAAAGTTCTGGATAAACATCACAGTACATAGAAATAATTTTATCTGCTATTTCACAAACAATATTATCAGCACCAAGTTTTTTACAATGTCTAATAGCACGCCTGATAAGTCTTCTTAAGATATATCCTTGCTCAGTATTGGAAGGCGTTATTGCTTTCTGATCACCAAGAATAAATGTAGCAGCTCTGATATGCTCGCAAATAATTCGGAATGATTTTTCGTTATCTTCTATCATTTTTACACCTGTTAGTTCTTCTACCTTTTCAATGATAGGTATAAATAACTCAGTTCTGTAAACTGTATTCTTACCATTCATGATAGCCAAAACACGCTCAAAACCCATTCCAGTATCAACATTTTTCTGTTTTAAAATAGAATAAGTGCCATCAGCATTCTTGTTATATTCCATAAATACATTATTCCATATCTCCACATATTTTCCGCAATTACATGCAGGACCACATGTTTCACTACATTTTGCTTTTCCTGAATCAAAGAATATTTCGGTGTCTGGTCCACAAGGTCCTGTCAACCCAGCAGGACCCCACCAATTTTCTTTTCTTCCATAAAAGAAAATCTGATGATCCTTTAAGCCTTTTTCCATCCATATTTCATAGGACTCATCATCTCGAGGAACATTTTCATCTCCTTCATAAACTGTAACAGCTATGTTTTCAATGGGAATGTTTAATTTTGTGGTTAGAAAATCATAACTCATTGAAATTGATTCAGCCTTAAAGTAATCCCCAAGGGACCAGTTCCCGAGCATTTCAAAAAAGGTTAAATGAGTTAAATCACCAACCTCATCAATATCACAGGTACGTACACATTTTTGAATGTCTACAAGTCTTTTCCCTAGCGGATGTTTTTCACCTAGTAGATATGGAATTAAGGGATGCATACCTGCAGTTGTAAACAATACACTGGGGTCATTATCAGGTAATAGTGAAGCAGAGGCAATTGTTTTATGACCTCTTTCTTCAAAAAATTCAATATACATTTGCCTAAGTTCGTTTGCTTTCATTAATTTCATCTCCTCTATTAATATTTATTTCAAAATAAAAAAGTCCTAAGTCGAATATGAAATTCAACTTAGGACGAACTAACAAGCCCGCGTTACCACCTAACTTCAGAGAATAACTCTGCACTCTGCCGGTACAGAGCAAGACCCGATACCGCTATCCCTTTATACGGCGGATACTCCGTCGAAGCCTACTTAGATTACTCTGTTCGGTTCGCAGCTCCAAGACTGCTTCAATATCACTCTTGTAAAGACTCTCAGCTCAGCATACAATGCCTCTATCTTCTCTCTGTGACTCAAGTTGATATTTACTATCTCTCTTCATAGCTTTTAGAATTATTTAATTTTAACTAGTATAACATAGATTATTTTTCTGTCAAGTACATATAAGATTATTTATTTATTATATGCATGATAATTAGATAAATAAATATTAAACTACACATAATGTAATTAAATAGAATCATCATAATAAAGTAAATACTTAACAATCATTGTTGAAAGGGTGTCATAAATGAAGGTAACTAATGTAGATGAGTTGACGCGTAAAATAAATGAATTAAGAAAAGCACAAAAGCAATTTTCTACTTATTCTCAAGAACAGGTAGATGAAATTTTTCGTCAAGCAGCTATGGCTGCCAATAATTCTAGGATTATGCTTGCAAAAATGGCAGTTGAAGAGACAGGAATGGGACTGATAGAAGATAAGGTAATAAAAAATCATTTTGCTTCAGAATATATTTATAATAAATATAAGAATGATAAAACATGTGGTGTTATAGAGAGGGATAACTCATTTGGAATTACAAAGGTTGCAGATCCTATTGGTATAATTGCTGCTGTTGTGCCAACCACTAATCCAACGTCAACTGCTATATTTAAGGCATTAATTGCGCTAAAGACAAGGAATGGTATTATATTTTCACCCCATCCAAGAGCAAAAGGTTGTACTATTACAGCAGCTAAAATTGTCCTTGAAGCTGCAGAAAAGGCTGGTGCTCCAAAAGGAATTATTGGATGGATTGATGAACCTTCAGTTGAGTTATCAGCAGAAGTAATGAAGCAATCAGACTTAATTCTTGCAACAGGTGGTCCGGGAATGGTTAGAGCCGCATACTCCTCAGGGAAACCGGCAATTGGTGTTGGAGCTGGTAATACTCCCGCAATTATCGATGATACAGCTCATATTAAAATGGCTGTAAGCTCTATATTATTATCAAAAAGTTTTGATCATGGTGTCATATGCGCTTCAGAACAAGCAGTATTAGTGTTAGATGTTGTTTATGAAGAAGTAAAAGATGAGTTTTCACAAAGAGGTGGCTACTTACTTAAAGATGAAGAGATTGAAAAGGTAAGAGGAATAATACTGAATAATGGGAAATTAAATGCCAATATTGTTGGACAGTCAGCTCTAAAAATTGCTGAAATGGCTGGTATAACGGTTCCAGAGGATACAAAGGTTTTAATTGGTGAAGTTGAATCTGTTGAACTTGAAGAACCATTCTCTCACGAAAAATTATCACCTATCTTAGCCATGTATCGGGTAAATACTTTTGATGAGGCACTAACAAAATCCGTTCGATTAGTAGAGCTTGGAGGTTTAGGACATACATCAGTACTTTATACAGATCAAATAAAATCCAAAGATAGAATTGAAAAATTCAGTCAAGCCATGAAAACAGGAAGAACAATCATTAACATGCCATCATCACAAGGGGCAATTGGTGATTTATATAACTTCAAACTGGCACCATCATTGACTCTTGGCTGCGGTTCTTGGGGTGGTAACTCCGTAACAGAAAATGTCGGGGTCAAACATCTGATTAACATCAAGAGTGTAGCTGAGAGGAGAGAAAATATGCTCTGGTATAGGATTCCGGATAAAGTATACTTCAAATACGGATGCCTTGGTATAGCATTAGAAGAATTAAAAGATATGCAAAAAAAGAAGGTATTTATTGTAACAGATAAAGTACTCTATGACTTGGGATTTGTAGAGAAGATAACCCATATCTTAGATGAGTTAGATATTGACCATACAGTATTCTTTGATGTTGAACCAGACCCAACACTTGCTATAGCTAGAAAGGGTGCGGATGAGATGAGAAACTTTGAACCTGACACCATAATTGCCTTAGGTGGTGGTTCACCAATGGATGCTGCTAAAATCATGTGGGTAATGTATGAACATCCAGACGTTCGATTTGAAGATCTCGCTATGCGATTTATGGATATAAGAAAACGTGTCTATCGTTTTCCTAAGTTAGGACAAAAGTCTATTATGGTTGCTATTCCTACATCAGCAGGTACTGGTTCTGAAGTCACTCCATTTGCAGTCATTACCGATGAGCAAGAAAGTATTAAGTACCCGCTGGCAGATTATGAATTAACCCCCAATATAGCCATTATTGATAGTGAGCTTATGATGAATATGCCGAAAGGATTAACAGCTGCTTCTGGCATTGATGCCTTAACCCATGCTAT
This window contains:
- a CDS encoding helix-turn-helix domain-containing protein, producing MPKNYYKELNTIVIYIESNLKDKISYTHFAQAVGFSIPHIREIFKARFKKPLARYILERKVSHIAYELSKSDNTLTTLALEYGFETYEVFIRAFKRITGMTPSKFRKSSCFAAIGYISSGVYGPLIYYKIMEDDEKMPAMKNRFSDCVLSSVPAVNFGGGVRSTFPACLQTCLEYLGQDIDYDYLMTVSGTAFRLRWNTECIDGGNIGILNIFDDPYKPFNLCFKACGRTYNILKKEDNMTKEDFIQFIMKEIQEGKPCIALGIVGPPEACVITGYRDNGEKLLGYSLFQNDPSFCANTIIEDSGYFACSDWWQNGENGDIKPVFSIGQYKDYTIDIHEIIRQAIGVMGDRNIKQYASGQNAYSEVINFILDDDKWLNSKLDATLFEQVVVYGDAMVMLCNRASAATFFTNYSTPNSQLKELLNQISKKLKQIAELPEKMCNVPPMGWNMSREMIDCICKSEIRKKIANYFLEAKKLEGEIIDLFTEALALDI
- a CDS encoding DUF1971 domain-containing protein translates to MRFQEKKLPEGAVKVGETPLMNEETVLKPILNKHMAPRGKYGYVVVEKGSLQFVWEDNIEDVLLCDKEHPIVITPERYHHVIITGEVEFKVEFYKVKDISDEKLDEESVRPGEQFVK
- a CDS encoding alanine--tRNA ligase — encoded protein: MKANELRQMYIEFFEERGHKTIASASLLPDNDPSVLFTTAGMHPLIPYLLGEKHPLGKRLVDIQKCVRTCDIDEVGDLTHLTFFEMLGNWSLGDYFKAESISMSYDFLTTKLNIPIENIAVTVYEGDENVPRDDESYEIWMEKGLKDHQIFFYGRKENWWGPAGLTGPCGPDTEIFFDSGKAKCSETCGPACNCGKYVEIWNNVFMEYNKNADGTYSILKQKNVDTGMGFERVLAIMNGKNTVYRTELFIPIIEKVEELTGVKMIEDNEKSFRIICEHIRAATFILGDQKAITPSNTEQGYILRRLIRRAIRHCKKLGADNIVCEIADKIISMYCDVYPELSENKEFILTQLNKESTLFAKTIDRGLKQAEKYFNHISSSSILSSELAFKLYDTFGFPIEFTQELASEKGIMVDMDGFYEKFKEHQEKSRQGAEAKFKGGMADNSVQTTKLHTATHLLNGALRTVLGDSIYQKGSNITSERLRFDFSFHRKLTKDELIKVSDIVNEAIQKEINITCKEMSLEEAKNSGAVGVLDNKYGRKVKVYTIDGYSKEICGGPHIENTRKLGSFKILKEESSSSGVRRIKATIQ
- the adhE gene encoding bifunctional acetaldehyde-CoA/alcohol dehydrogenase; the encoded protein is MKVTNVDELTRKINELRKAQKQFSTYSQEQVDEIFRQAAMAANNSRIMLAKMAVEETGMGLIEDKVIKNHFASEYIYNKYKNDKTCGVIERDNSFGITKVADPIGIIAAVVPTTNPTSTAIFKALIALKTRNGIIFSPHPRAKGCTITAAKIVLEAAEKAGAPKGIIGWIDEPSVELSAEVMKQSDLILATGGPGMVRAAYSSGKPAIGVGAGNTPAIIDDTAHIKMAVSSILLSKSFDHGVICASEQAVLVLDVVYEEVKDEFSQRGGYLLKDEEIEKVRGIILNNGKLNANIVGQSALKIAEMAGITVPEDTKVLIGEVESVELEEPFSHEKLSPILAMYRVNTFDEALTKSVRLVELGGLGHTSVLYTDQIKSKDRIEKFSQAMKTGRTIINMPSSQGAIGDLYNFKLAPSLTLGCGSWGGNSVTENVGVKHLINIKSVAERRENMLWYRIPDKVYFKYGCLGIALEELKDMQKKKVFIVTDKVLYDLGFVEKITHILDELDIDHTVFFDVEPDPTLAIARKGADEMRNFEPDTIIALGGGSPMDAAKIMWVMYEHPDVRFEDLAMRFMDIRKRVYRFPKLGQKSIMVAIPTSAGTGSEVTPFAVITDEQESIKYPLADYELTPNIAIIDSELMMNMPKGLTAASGIDALTHAIEAYVSILASEYTNGQALEAIRLIFKYLPDAYHEGTTNIKAREKMAHASTVAGMAFANAFLGICHSMAHKLGSMHHLPHGIANGLLINEVIRFNAVDNPRKQAAFPQYKYPNVKWRYARIADHLQLGGNTEEEKVELLIKAIDKLNAKVNIPKSIKEAGVSEKKFYETLDEMCEQAFDDQCTGTNPRYPLMSEIREMYENAFNK